Proteins co-encoded in one Xyrauchen texanus isolate HMW12.3.18 chromosome 19, RBS_HiC_50CHRs, whole genome shotgun sequence genomic window:
- the LOC127660135 gene encoding C1GALT1-specific chaperone 1-like, whose amino-acid sequence MSEGSSFMKGMIVGGIFCLVMSLFGTFSPGLPSEFDEHLHHHLKPVSKDELQKLSEAQMSELTQQVRVYCLIMVTPKLLVYWATANNTWSKHCDKSVFYTTEFSKALEAVDLQEQDEWARLRKAIKHAYENAGDLRWFFVARPTTFAIIENLKYLILDKDPSQPFYIGHTEKFGELDYVEYDGGIVFSFEAVRRLVEMFKDEDKCPERGRALWKMPEEKQLATCLKYRGVFAENGEDAQGKGLFNKKSISTLISDSMNQNPADVVEACCSDMAITFGGMSASQMQVMMYGVYRLRPYGHDFHDSLIFLPPKNSDND is encoded by the coding sequence ATGTCTGAGGGCAGTTCGTTTATGAAAGGGATGATCGTAGGGGGCATATTTTGCCTAGTGATGTCTCTGTTTGGAACTTTTAGTCCAGGACTTCCTTCCGAGTTTGATGAGCATCTCCACCATCATCTGAAACCTGTCAGCAAAGATGAACTACAAAAGTTATCTGAAGCACAGATGTCGGAACTCACCCAGCAGGTTCGAGTGTATTGTCTCATTATGGTCACCCCCAAGCTCCTGGTTTATTGGGCGACAGCCAACAATACGTGGAGCAAACACTGTGACAAATCTGTGTTCTACACCACAGAGTTTTCCAAAGCTCTAGAGGCAGTGGACCTACAGGAGCAGGACGAGTGGGCAAGGCTTCGCAAAGCCATCAAACATGCCTATGAGAATGCCGGAGATCTGCGCTGGTTCTTTGTGGCACGACCCACCACTTTTGCAATTATTGAGAACCTTAAGTATTTGATATTGGATAAAGACCCAAGCCAGCCCTTTTACATTGGCCACACTGAAAAGTTTGGAGAGCTGGACTACGTGGAATATGACGGCGggattgtttttagttttgaggcAGTGAGGAGGCTGGTGGAGATGTTCAAAGATGAGGACAAATGCCCAGAAAGAGGTCGTGCCTTGTGGAAGATGCCTGAGGAGAAGCAGCTTGCCACCTGTCTTAAGTACAGGGGGGTGTTTGCTGAAAACGGAGAGGATGCACAAGGCAAAGGACTTTTTAACAAGAAAAGCATTAGCACATTGATTTCTGACAGCATGAACCAAAACCCAGCCGATGTTGTGGAGGCCTGTTGTTCTGACATGGCTATCACGTTCGGTGGCATGTCTGCGAGCCAGATGCAGGTCATGATGTATGGCGTCTACAGACTTCGACCGTATGGACATGACTTCCATGATTCTTTGATATTTTTGCCTCCTAAAAACTCAGACAATGACTGA